From Solanum lycopersicum chromosome 4, SLM_r2.1:
GAGGCAATACTTAAAAGTAAATTTAGAGGTACAGATTATGCATGGTAAAAAAAGGCTGGCTTTTTGAAGTTGTACCTGAAACACTGTTCTGGATATGCATCTACTCGCTTTTTGAACTTAAGGTAAACCCTGTCAGCATTCAATGCCCTATCGTACTCATAATCTTCCACCTCCCATGTTTCTTCTTTAGTATCAGGATCACTTTCATGGTCCTTGATTGGAGATGAGATATTTTTTGAACAGACAGAAGCATCCTTTTTTGGAAGTTTCTCTTCCTCAGCATATATATAGAAGCAAGGAACCACTGTGACCAAAGAAAAAAAGTGTTTCTTTCAGAGAATACAGAAAGCTAAATGCTACCCAGTGATAATTGCAGATCCCATGTATCACTTTAAACACTTGCTAAAAGGTATGAAGACCTAAACTTTTGTAGCCTGTCAACTTCTCGTAACACAATGACTTCTTTAGAGAAAATGACAAATTAGTTTCTTATGTTTGGGGTTGGTTTAAAGTAGTCCTTTTAATATGCAGCTGAGCACTTTTGGTCTCTGTACAAATAAGATTTTTCTGGTCTCTAtacaaataagatttttttaaggTAAGAATATGGAAATGAAACCGACGGGTTCAGCTGGAtggttttctttcatttaaacGACTCATGCTCTTTCACAAGCCATTTCGTCAAAAGTactcaattttataaatataaagaactaaaaCCACTCAGGTGTATATTTGAAGGATCATTTTTTTAGAATGACTTCTAAAGGATCATTTTAAAACCAATCTCCAAATAGGACGGATTATTTATTTCACTTTCTCACTTTTTTTacaataagtaaatatattcACTAGCTCTTTGACTGATCTACGTATCGCTCAACCAGCAAGAATTAGCACCAACTGCCTCCCACAAAAGGAAGGCAACCAACAGATCACATATTCCTTATCAGACATGTCATTTCtgtatccattttttttttatcaactaaaaGGTTTCATTGCTAATAACAAGAACAATTTGGCTTTCTCTATCTATAAATAGCATTATCAATGTAATGTTCTCTATCATAGTGCTAGATTTATGTTGGGGGGTCAATCGTCCCAGTAAACAGTTCACAATCACCTAGCTTTTTTGTCTCCATGGGGATTCAAAGAACAGTTTCACGCTCATCTTATATCAAGCAAAGCTAAATGGGAACCCTTCATATATACCGCCCAGTTACATATCAAGTAGAACCATCTAAAGGGGCTCGAGGAAAAGATCATGTCAAGGTGCAGGTAATGTCGAGGAAAATAGAACGGAAATTACCTGGTAACTTTTTATCAATTACTCTGTCTGCACAGACAGGGGATGAAGTTTTGGCAGTTAATTTACGACCATGGTTTTGTTTCTTGGATTGCGAAGCTAGGCTTGCAGCTTCAGAGAGTGCTCTCCCCAACTCAGCAAGGTCTAtgtcatcatcatcttcatcatcatcctctTCCAAAGAGTCAGATGACGATATATCCCTCTTGCATTCTTCCTTTGAATCTGATACAGAAGATGCAGACGAGGAGACAGCCTTATCAGACTGGCTCTTTAAACCTTCACCATTTACAGACTTTTGGATTCTAAGAGCTCTCCAGCTGTCATAGAAATATAATAGATAGACCACAGAAGTTAAATTCAAACGATTATTAAGTTTCAAAGCATTAATAAAAAGGCTTAAAAAAaacagattaaaaaataaataataagaaaaatagcaAATTCCTAGAATTTGGCAATTtccaataaaacaaaaaaacaaagacTATGCTTGAAAACTAAATAAAGACCTTACAGTAGAGCTCCCACATTCTGGCATTAAACAGCAAAAAACATAGATTACACGCTCTTCAATGTTCAAACTCTTATGTGAGATTGGGGCATAAACCTAGGGAAACAAATGTAAGGAGAAAAATATAGCAAACTGTCTTGAGGCTTAAAACTCCAAGTAATCGGGTAATTCAAAGTTAGTCAAACAGTTTCAAGTACAAACCTGTGCAAGAAGAGACAAATCACTTCTACAAGCACTGCATTTGAATAAATCAACACTTGCTGAAGGAAGAGGAATAGGCCAATcctattcaagaaaaaaaaagtagcaTCATAATACCAAAAAAAACACCAAAGCACAATGAACTAAACCATATCCAGGAGAATTTTCTTACAGGAAGTCCACCGATTTTTGTTGTATAATGGTCAGCAGCTTCGTGCATATTACCTGCCCACGTTCCTGGCATACCCAAAAATACTCCCCCCATCTTGTTTTGTAATGCAAAAAAACAAGGTTAATGAGAAATCCAGTTCAACTGAGACCCCATCCAATGTGATTCTTAGTACAAGCATCATAATACACCAGAACACAACCATATTAACAAAGTTCAGGTCTTAAATAGCTGGAATCTTCTTGCATAAAGAAAAGAACATCAAGACAAATAAcctttattaaatttcattgaCGGATTTATATAGCTTTAAACTCGATGGAACTAGTTACCAAACTTTAACATAAAACTTGTTGCAAGAACTAATCCCTTTTTATAATGAAACGGATTAATTAGATAAGCTCAGCCAATAAACCATCTCATATCCTTGCCCTGCAGTTTCATACCTAACTGGTGTTAAACCTCAGGGAGAAAATAATTTTCGTCATGATAACTGGGAACAAGCTTTCTCCCAGGAACTTGGCAAACCACACACGAGACGTAACCAACATTTCCTGGCAAGAAAAATCCAAAGCCATTACCCTTAAAACCCCGCTCGTATGCAATTGCTCACAAACCAGAAAAGAAAGGTAACCCGCACTAGGACTCGACTCACAAGGCAAACCCTCActttcgctggcaaggggtttcggACCTGAGActtccaacatggaagtcccaagcccaAACCACTGGAACTTGCACAATTGCCTAACCACTAGTCCTAGCTATGTCACAATATCCCCGTAAAGGTTCACAAGTAGGAACGGACATTTGTTCGGTTTGGCTTTTGCCTTCAAATTTCAACGAGCATTCAACTTGCAACTTACCATGTCattgagtaaaatattcaaacaaAACTAATTCTAAGGATGATAAACACTATGACTCAACGCTACTTCATGAATACTCATTAAACACAAATGTCAACAGAGCTGCCTATAAAAAACTTAACTGCAGAATTACACAGTACATTACCATTTACAGTTCACAGAACACACAAATAATCACATAGTTCCATTCAATGAATAAAAGAACTCTAATGTGAGCTCCTAAAGTGCTACTCGTTGTTTTCCACAAGTTTATTAGATTCCGttattaatttatcatcaaaataaagATTATGAATCTGAGTATATTGATAACTTTTAGGTGGAAAACATTGTATCCCTGCAGTCTACTGGAGTTATCCCGCTGacgaatttaaatttgaattcaaattaatcgagtcaataaaatttaagaacCAAATGGTTAAAACAAAGTAGTAATACAGTATattcacaagaaaacaaactaGTACCTTCGAGGCGCGACTAGCGAGCGTCGGCAGTGGGCAGTAGGCAGTAGGCAGCGGGCTGCGGGCAGTGAGTAGCCGGCTGAGGGCTGTGGGTTGCGACGCCTGCGAGAACCGAGCAGCGGATGCCGGCTGGCCTGAGAGTGACTGACGACAGTTAGAGACTTGAGGGATGAGTTGAGTGGGGGCGTTGGTATTTTAGTTTACATTTCTGTCTGAGGCATGGGTTGAATAGTGTGATTAGTTAATTCGAAAAGGGCAAAATTGCCTTGAAGTCTGAACTATTGGAATAGGCCTAAAGTTAACAGAGGGAATCCCGCGAACCGTCCAGTTCAACCGGGATACAAGGGTGAATCGTCCCCTGACCGGTTCCCTCATCCCCACCCTTtaaaacccctaaaccctaggGGACGGGACGGGTTTAAATCGGGGCGGGGCGGGGCGGGACGCGGGCCGGGACGGGATATTCCAGTCCCCCTGCTACCCCTACttaacacctaatttttttgtgACATGCAAGCAATATAAGACTAATCTTTCTATTTAAGTGTtgtcaattttaatatttatttcgaAATAATTAGATTTTTAGTAGCGCTATTAGTCGccataaaaatctaaaaaatttcattaaaagtttttaatattaaattctaattttgtgtttttttcttcaatattttttaaaaaataaaaatgatatcaaTTAAGTAGGAGTTTGAAGACattgtatgttttatttttatgttacaCGTATAAAATGTACATGATGCATTATATAATAAGGAGATGCGAATCGAGAagtaattttcatgattttttgtaataatatttgatgtttttaatattgatattgcaagttatttatttttaaaaattaggttGCAATCGAAAAttaattgtcatattttttgttgaaaaaataaatttactagcGAATAGTTGTTGGATCCTTAGTTGCCACTAAAAATCACTAATAACCTTTAGTGGcaatattttgagattttggGGCGACTTTGTCATCACTAAAGGTGAAGTTCTTTTGTAGTGAATCTTAGATGACAATAATTAGGTAGAGGAAATTAGTCCCATGTGGATCGTCACGTCACTTAAAAATTGGGGTGTTAACTCTTGAGGGTATTTATGGTTTCCCATGATAACAACGGAGTATATTTTATCCCAATATGTAATGGGGGTATAAGTGATCTATCTCGCATAATTTATGGgcaattttgacccttttccgaTAGTTAATAAGGTGTAAAGActcaagaatataaaaattgaaatattaaactttgaaattgaaatcaatcgaaaaaattgaaaaatcaaaattaaaaaaattgattgaatctgtttttcaattttaaccATATTATGTCCAATCCTAGCTAGTAATAGAATAGCAGATGCACTATAAGGAAGAATAAGGTAAGAGATTTAATAATCTATATTGACGGAAGAATATATGTGTATAAATATGGTATTCTATCTCTTATAAGTATCATTTCATGTAATGAGTTTATtaacaaagtttattttattctaGTAATGAAGGGTAAGAATATTGTCGGatgtcaaaaaaatttcatgagaaaatataaacaaagTAACTCGATATGCCTCCTTTTTGAAACACTGATTGAGTTTATATAAATTGGTTGGTGAACTCGTTCAACAACACGATGTTGACAAAGGAATAGTTCTTTCTTCTCCGACGAATAAACCTTATTCCTTTTTTCATTCAACTATTGAAGCAATTGCTCACCGTTTTTTGAATCCAATATAGAATGAAGTGACACTACACAATTTGTTGTGACACATGTTCGAAATAAGATGAATGAAATCGAATATTAATTTGCAAAGttcaaaatcagaaaaaatgtTAAGAGCAATTAAATAGTTATACTTGACCAAATGAAAACATATGAAAGAAATTGATTGGCAGGAGGATATTTGTAAACTCAAAACTAATGAGTTAATTAAGTTTGAAGCTAAATTAAATATTGTCGATTATAACATGAAATATCTtcagaaatatttgaaaaataaaattgcatCTAATTCTTCATAAATAGATTCCTGAATGATCTACATGGAAGAGAAGGGTATAAATGTTATGAATTGCCTAAGTAGAGTACTTTTATAAACTATCTAGTTTATGCagatgatattattttatttgccaGTGTTGACGAAAGatcaatgaaaatgatgatcAAAGTCCTCAGAAGGTATGAAAATGCCTTTGGTCAACTAATTAACTTacacaaatttattttctatgtgCATGAGAAGATTGTCCCAGCTATTGTGAATAGAATCAAACATGTATCACGAATTAGGTAAGGaatgttttctttttagtaCCTAGGATGTCCTATTTTTTACGGGAGAAAGAAAATTTCTCACTATAACAATGttatagtgaattttttttttaatagaattaGTCTTAGCAAGGTAGACAATTATCCCTTAGAGAAAAAGTAGTGTTGATTAATCATGTTCTACAGAGTATACCACTGCACCTAATGTCAACTTTGAATCCACCAAAAGGAATTATTAATCATTGAcagattttttttggataacAGTACAGAGTATAGGAAAAGACACTGGGTCAAATGGGAAGATTTATGCTTACAAGGGATGTCAGTGGTATTGGTTTCACATCCTTATTTGATATGTCTAATGTCTTGTTTCGTAAGCTATGTTGGAAGTTTAGAATTAAACTATCAATGTGGAGTTTTCACATGGCAAACAAGTATTGAAAAAAGTTACACCCTATTATTGCTACTACAAAAGGAGCATCTACAACATGGAAGAAGATGGTGACAGTTAGAGAACTGATTGGACATCAAATATTATGGATGGTCAAGTCCGGAAGACTCTAATTTTTGGTATGAGAATTGGACATCACTAGGTGCTCTATATTATTGGCTACCAGATGTATTggaagatgaagaaattgaGATGAAACAATTTACCAAGGAAGGAAATGAAGGTTAGATTTGTTAAATCAACACCTACTAAAAGAGATTGTGCAACATATAACCACAATTATTAATCCTGCCCAAAATGTTGACGAACATGATAAACCAATTTAAATGTTGGAACAAAATGGTAAATTCTATGTTAAAAATGTTTGGCAATATATCAAACAAAAGGATGAGAAACAGGAGATATTCAAGAATATGTGGATCAACAAATTGCCCTTTCAGATGACCTTCACACTATGAAGGGCATGGAAGTTCATAATACCTATTAATGAGGTGGTGCAAAGAATGAAAATTAGTCTTCCTTCTAGATGTCATTGCTGCCAACACCCTCAAAGAGATACTATGTCTCATGTTCTCCTAACCTCTTATACTGTTGAAAGGTTGCGGAGGAAATTTTCAATGTGTGCAGGTATCAATCATGCTGGACTCCAATTATCACAACTCATAATTAAATGGTGGACATGGCCTGGCTCGACACAACTAAGACAAGCACACAGTATCATTATAAGGGaattatgaaaaagaagaaataacttGAAGCATGGAGGAACAATCAGTTTCAACTGATTAGTACACAAGGTAAACACTAATATATGACAATTGACAAAGTTTTAGTTTCCAAAGGTGAGGAATCTACCATCCCAATGGTCAAATATAGTGGAAGTCCTAGCTAGCTTCAAAACTATAATGCACTACAAGATGGTCCAGTGGCATCCACCTTATTTCGCCACAATCAAGTCAATATTGATGGTGCAAGTAGGGGAAACCCGAAAAGAAGCTCATACGATTTTTGTATCAGAAGTAGTACATATGACTTTATTTTTGCACAATCAGACACAATACCTAACACTATCAATACAGAGGCAGAGACAATTGCAATCAGGAAGGCGATAGCATATGGTGTCGCAGAGGGACACACGAGATGCATAATAAAGACAAACTCTCTATTACCGTATAAAATCCTAGAGGCTGAATAGGAGACGCCTTGGCAGATTCACATAATAATTGAGGATATCAAGGAATTTATTAATCACTGTGACACATAAGTACATCACATATACAAGGAAGTAGCAAACTAGCAGATTACATGGCCAATTTAGCATtagatttaaaaagaaaataaaaattcaggGAATTCACAGATTTAACAAGTAAAGGAAAGTGTATAGTCAACATGGACAAAACTCTAGTTCCTAACTTCAGATCCAACACAAGAAAAACACAAACAGATAGAACAAGGTGGCATGAACTCAACAATCACATTCCAACCTAGTAAAGGAAAAATCAACAACTTTAAGcacaaatacataaaaaaacaaaaaacaaaaaaaacatcacCAAAAATAACTTATTCTCAAGAACAAATTATGAAGACGAGAAATCTTACATGAACCATACAAGAAAGATGAAGCGGTCAATGGACGAAGAAAGGTAGAAAAATGGAGATTCGCGAGTCTTGAAATAGGttgaaacaaatttaaaattcaaataagagaaaaaatagcaacactcaaatgaaaaataaattgataaggAATGAATGGTGAGGGAGTGAGTATTACTCAGATAAAGTGCAAATCCACCATGTACACAATGAAGAAGACAAAGCCATTAATAGTGAAAGAAAATGGAAGAGCTCTATTGGAGACTCTTCCTTTTCCTCTTTtgacttttttgttttatttttaatttagttactattgtaatgattttattttattttaatttttagggaCTTGAAACTTTTTCAAgtgtttgttttattatttttatcaataaaaaataacctTGGGCTCaatcaatttttaataaaaatagattcatCTCTacattatcttttaaaattctATTATTGGTTCAACTTATTTTagaaactttttaattttataagagaaaatacatataaaaaaatcctGAACTTGGCACGAAAACTCGCTTCAGTACTTAAACTACACGGGTGTTTATATATCCACCTTAACATGTTTGATGTGAATTATTTTTAACCTTTCGAGCTTTAGCCTCCCACGTGTTGATACAACTTTGTAGGGCGTGTAATTCATCTTCtagcattttttaaaaataaaattcgaTCCTCCAACGGTAATATCCGACCCATTAGGGTTCTTTTCTTTTGAAGAACCCTAATTTCCTTTTCTCCTCACCAACCCAATCATCCAAAAATACTGACCTAGTTCatgcttttttttctttattttattcaaatctTAGCTCTTCAAACCAAAAAGTTGAATCTTTGAAGGAATAATTGTTCTTCAAAATGTAAGCTTCAAATCTATTCTtctttatcaattattttgatttacgttcctttttcttattatctgtttttttttaaaattcctgTTACTTCTTGCACAAAATTGTCACACACAATGCGATCAATTAATTTGACAAATCTTTGTATGGAAGAAGCTGATTATACTACGAAGAAAAAAGTTTATTGTAATCATGGACTTGTGGATGCGTTTGAGAACATCTTGGACTTCCAATAACTCCGAAGAAGATATTGGTCATGTCCTTATTATGGGGTAAAcatcatttttgtttattttattttagccGGTTTAGAATTTGATTACTAATTCCTTCATCCTTTTTCATTACTGAAGGTTCCTAGATCTTGCAACTTTTGGTGTTGGAAGGATAAAGAGAATATTGATTCCAGGTCGAAATTTGTAATTCCTAAACTAATACAAAAATTGGGTGAGCTTGAGAATATAGTAGAATCATCTCAAACTTCAGCCGTTGTTTTTGAGGATAATGAAGAAGTTGACAAGCCGGGAGATTTCAAACAAGATGATGATTGTCTAGGAATGAAACTAAAAATGTTGGAAGAAGAGGTTGAGAAGATGAAAGTAGTGCAAAATAGATGGAGAAGAACATAGTAGAATGTGCTCTTTTTTGTTGTAGCTTGTTGTTGTGTTATGGTAATAGCTATAAGCTATTATTTCTAGGTGATATATAAGAAGAAAGGTTCCATGAAGTTACCTTAAGCTCTTGATGTAGTGAGATAAATGTTGGAGTAGTGTAGCACTGTTTATGTTGTAATTTGAAATCAATGTTGGAGTAGTGTAGCACTGTTTATGTTGTAATCAATTAGGTGCAAGAATTTTTTGTAATGAATTGtgtgttcttcttcttcttctgttaATGCAATTTGTTGGTTTATGTATTTCGTTTGTGTTTTATTTACAACCGCATTGACATTATTGCAGTCACAACTGCATAATTGTATACGTTAAAGTAATGGAAAACTGGTTGCAAAATTGTTTCAAAAAGAGAcaactaaaataacaaactaatgCAGCAGTCACAGCTGCATAATTGTTTCAAATCTAGATCAAACTAACGCAGTCACAGTTGCTACATAATTGTTTCAAAAACAAACATTAAACAAACTAATGCAATCACAACTGCATAATTgttctaaaaatagaaaaatataaatctaaaGCAGTCACAACTGCATAATTGTGTCAAAATCAGCTCAAATATCAAACTAAAGCAGTCTCCATATCAAACATCATCTGCATTAGACCTTGTtctcctttttttgttttctctcaTCTCTTGAAGACCTTATTGAGTTACAACATCCTTTTCTTTCCATTTTAAGCCTGATCTAGGTTTATGATGCCCAAGATTTCCAGTCACTATTGAAGTGTTCATAGACATTCTAGGCTACATTCACAACATAAACACTTTCTTAGATTCTTCATaagttaaaattgaaaaaggtGTAAATATTTAAGACAACTTACATTGTGGATTGTAAAATCATTTTGTGTATGTAGAATCCCCATTCCAACCATTTTTTGCCTCTTCACTCCTCCAGTAGCACTAGGAACATCTATAGCAGTAGCAGCTACACCagttcctcttcctcttcccctTCGAGCTACACTAGTTGCAGTTCCTCTTCCCCTTCCAGCAATACCAGTTCCAGTTCCTCTACCCCTTCCAGTAGGACCAAAACCATTAACAGCGCCATCAATCCCTGTTTCATTAACAGACGCAGTTGTAGTTCCTCTTCCCCTTCCAGTTCCAGCTAAACCAGTTTCAGTACCTCTTTCTCTTCGCACTAGCCTATAACATaagttgattaaaaaaatattagactGATAAAGCAGTAAAATAACAACTACATGAATTACTATAAACATTACCTGTTTTGTAGAACCTCTTGGTCGACCTCTTCCTCTCTTTGTGCTTGATTGTGATTCAGTTGATGCTGTAGAATATCCAACACTTGACCTAGTTGAACTAGTATTTGTTCTTTTCCCATTTCTTTTTCCTCTGCATGCAATAGATTGATTATTCAAATGACAACTCTTCTTATTATGAACCTTTGTGTGACAGAGAGTGCAGATCATCTCAACACCTCTCTTGgacaatttttctattttattttcattctgcTCCTTTCTACTACATTTTCTTGGCCCTCCTGGTTGTGTTTTGATAACAGGTGGTAATACAGAAGGGTTGGTCAATTGTGGCCACATTTCCAGTTTAGTAACTGGTTGAATGTAATGACTATAAACCTTGAAATAAGTCTCCTTGCTATACCAATGTGCAACATAGTTAATGGGCTCCGATCTTCTAAAATGAAGTGCAGCTATAGCATGACAACAAGGTATTCCTCTTAGCATCCAAGATCTACAAGTACATATTTGTGTGCCTAGATTCACAACAAATGTGTTATCCCAGCTGTCTTTAACCTCAAAAACCATATTCACTATTCCATTCAAGGTTACATTGCATCGAATTTGTTGTGTTCTCTGTTAATACCTTTAAGGCCATTGGAGATATGTCTGTTA
This genomic window contains:
- the LOC101256671 gene encoding probable 20S rRNA accumulation protein 4, whose protein sequence is MGGVFLGMPGTWAGNMHEAADHYTTKIGGLPDWPIPLPSASVDLFKCSACRSDLSLLAQVYAPISHKSLNIEERVIYVFCCLMPECGSSTVSWRALRIQKSVNGEGLKSQSDKAVSSSASSVSDSKEECKRDISSSDSLEEDDDEDDDDIDLAELGRALSEAASLASQSKKQNHGRKLTAKTSSPVCADRVIDKKLPVVPCFYIYAEEEKLPKKDASVCSKNISSPIKDHESDPDTKEETWEVEDYEYDRALNADRVYLKFKKRVDAYPEQCFRYSYGGRPLLASEDAGNPGMCRLCGAARQYEMQLMPPLLYFLQEAVSEKEKHALDNWNWMTLIVYTCSQNCSNDNTSDDGWTVAEEVVVVQYE
- the LOC104646967 gene encoding uncharacterized protein, which gives rise to MGKEQILVQLGQVLDILQHQLNHNQAQREEEVDQEVLQNRLVRRERGTETGLAGTGRGRGTTTASVNETGIDGAVNGFGPTGRGRGTGTGIAGRGRGTATSVARRGRGRGTGVAATAIDVPSATGGVKRQKMVGMGILHTQNDFTIHNPRMSMNTSIVTGNLGHHKPRSGLKWKEKDVVTQ